One genomic region from Streptomyces sp. NBC_00582 encodes:
- a CDS encoding histidine triad nucleotide-binding protein — protein MSGQPQDDCLFCKIAEGHIPATIVRETETTVAFRDINPQAPTHVLVIPRAHYENAAELAAAEPTIAADVLREAKAVAEEDKLESYRVVFNTGSGAGQTVWHAHAHVLGGRGLHWPPG, from the coding sequence ATGTCAGGGCAACCGCAGGACGACTGCCTGTTCTGCAAGATCGCCGAGGGCCACATCCCGGCGACGATCGTCCGTGAGACGGAGACGACCGTCGCCTTCCGGGACATCAACCCGCAGGCGCCCACCCACGTCCTGGTGATCCCCCGCGCGCACTACGAGAACGCCGCGGAACTGGCCGCCGCCGAACCGACGATCGCCGCGGACGTCCTGCGCGAGGCGAAGGCCGTCGCCGAGGAGGACAAGCTGGAGAGCTACCGCGTCGTCTTCAACACCGGCAGCGGCGCCGGCCAGACCGTCTGGCACGCCCACGCCCACGTCCTCGGGGGCCGCGGCCTCCACTGGCCCCCCGGATAG
- a CDS encoding ribonuclease Z, producing the protein MSVRELVVLGTASQVPTRHRNHNGYLLRWDGEGILFDPGEGTQRQMLRAGVAAHDLNRICVTHFHGDHSLGLAGVIQRINLDQVPHEVTVHYPLSGERFFDRLRYATAYRETVPLTQVPVSADGVLDARPSYTLDARRLSHPVESYGYRLTEPDGRRMLPERLAAHGLKGPDVGRLQREGSVNGVSLDDVSEIRRGQRFAFVMDTRLCDGVHALAEGADMLVIESTFLDEDERLAVDHGHLTAGQAARVAVEAGVRHLVLTHFSQRYTEADEFERQARAAGFEGELTVAQDLLRVPLPKRR; encoded by the coding sequence ATGTCCGTACGTGAACTCGTCGTCCTCGGCACCGCCAGCCAGGTCCCCACCCGGCACCGCAACCACAACGGCTACCTGCTGCGCTGGGACGGCGAGGGCATCCTCTTCGACCCCGGCGAGGGCACCCAGCGCCAGATGCTGCGGGCCGGGGTCGCCGCCCACGACCTGAACCGGATCTGCGTCACGCACTTCCACGGCGACCACTCGCTCGGCCTCGCCGGGGTCATCCAGCGCATCAACCTCGACCAGGTCCCGCACGAGGTCACCGTCCACTACCCGCTCTCCGGCGAACGCTTCTTCGACCGCCTCCGGTACGCCACCGCCTACCGCGAGACGGTCCCGCTGACGCAGGTACCGGTGAGCGCGGACGGCGTCCTCGACGCCCGGCCCTCCTACACCCTCGACGCCCGCAGGCTCTCGCACCCCGTCGAGTCCTACGGCTACCGGCTCACCGAACCCGACGGCCGCAGGATGCTCCCCGAACGCCTCGCCGCGCACGGCCTCAAGGGCCCGGACGTCGGCCGGCTCCAGCGGGAGGGCTCCGTCAACGGCGTCTCGCTCGACGACGTCAGCGAGATCCGCCGCGGCCAGCGGTTCGCGTTCGTCATGGACACCCGGCTCTGCGACGGCGTCCACGCGCTCGCGGAGGGCGCCGACATGCTCGTCATCGAGTCGACGTTCCTCGACGAGGACGAGCGGCTCGCCGTCGACCACGGCCATCTGACCGCCGGTCAGGCCGCCCGGGTCGCGGTCGAGGCGGGCGTACGGCATCTCGTGCTCACCCACTTCAGCCAGCGCTACACGGAGGCGGACGAGTTCGAGCGGCAGGCACGGGCGGCGGGCTTCGAGGGCGAGCTGACCGTGGCACAGGACCTGCTGCGGGTGCCGCTACCGAAACGGCGGTGA
- a CDS encoding adenosine deaminase, which yields MPLPKAELHLHIEGTLEPELAFELAARNGVTLPYADTEELRKAYRFEDLQSFLNLYYELMAVLRTERDFEDLANAYLARAAAQGVRHAEIFFDPQAHLARGVGMGTVVEGLWRALGGSETNHGVSTRLILCFLRDESAESALATLDAAKPYLDRITGIGLDSAEVGHPPVKFRAVYEAAAALGLRRVAHAGEEGPPEYITEALDVLGVERVDHGLRCMEDPALVERLVRERIPLTLCPLSNVRLRTVDTLADHPLPAMLDAGLVCTVNSDDPAYFGGYAGDNFDAVRRTLGLTEERLRELARNSFTASFLEDDEERRARYLAEVENYRFQSLR from the coding sequence ATGCCCCTCCCGAAAGCTGAACTGCACCTGCACATCGAAGGAACCCTGGAGCCGGAGCTGGCGTTCGAGCTGGCCGCCCGCAACGGGGTCACCCTGCCGTACGCCGACACGGAAGAGCTGCGCAAGGCCTACCGGTTCGAGGACCTGCAGTCCTTCCTGAACCTGTACTACGAGCTGATGGCCGTCCTGCGCACCGAGCGGGACTTCGAGGACCTCGCGAACGCCTACCTCGCGAGGGCCGCCGCCCAGGGGGTGCGGCACGCCGAGATCTTCTTCGACCCGCAGGCCCATCTCGCCCGGGGCGTCGGCATGGGCACGGTGGTGGAGGGGCTGTGGCGGGCGCTCGGCGGCAGTGAGACGAACCACGGGGTGTCGACCCGGCTCATCCTCTGTTTCCTGCGCGACGAGTCCGCCGAGTCGGCCCTCGCGACCCTGGACGCGGCGAAGCCGTACCTCGACCGGATCACCGGCATCGGTCTGGACTCCGCCGAGGTGGGGCACCCGCCGGTGAAGTTCCGCGCGGTGTACGAGGCCGCCGCCGCGCTGGGGCTCAGGCGCGTGGCGCACGCGGGGGAGGAGGGGCCGCCCGAGTACATCACCGAGGCCCTGGACGTCCTCGGCGTCGAGCGCGTGGACCACGGGCTGCGCTGCATGGAGGACCCGGCGCTCGTCGAGCGGCTGGTGCGCGAGCGGATCCCGCTGACGCTGTGTCCGCTGTCCAACGTCCGGCTGCGCACCGTCGACACCCTCGCCGACCACCCGCTGCCCGCGATGCTCGACGCCGGGCTCGTGTGCACGGTCAACTCCGACGACCCGGCCTACTTCGGCGGATACGCGGGCGACAACTTCGACGCCGTACGGCGGACCCTCGGCCTGACCGAGGAGCGGCTGCGCGAGCTGGCCCGCAACTCCTTCACCGCCTCCTTCCTGGAGGACGACGAGGAGCGGCGGGCCCGGTATCTCGCCGAAGTGGAGAACTACCGGTTCCAGTCGCTCCGGTGA
- a CDS encoding MFS transporter: MFARRTPTPWPLVALFTAGYLAPYLLPTVVGRLDGGLPLTATEAGAVGSALLLSSSSAGFLLASRVERIGARTMARAGLLLAVLGYGGAALAGSVPAVVAGAVLGGFGSGTATAVAATRIAAEPDPHRASTLGLLGVSALAGAVYLTVPHLGAGHGQPLAAIALTALAVGPLTGRLPGRTAPADPALPEERAPLPHLRAGLALAAAMPFWSLVQNSLWGVSGRIGLTQAHLGEAAVGAVFAVALGAGLMGVLAAGALGARLGRAVPIGVGTVVIAGCVAGNASATTPMGFATGQIVWNVLYPVVLSYVIGLAASLDPRGRWAVLVGSAGSLGTAAGPLTGSVLSEQAGFPAMGLVLGAALLVVAVPMTGVALHASGRQVLPGAVRRRGGAPARPVVEIEVDTPAAPAPDAYDTAGPRQAGAAPGSGN; this comes from the coding sequence GTGTTCGCCCGCCGTACCCCCACGCCCTGGCCCCTCGTCGCCCTTTTCACGGCCGGGTATCTCGCCCCCTATCTGCTGCCGACCGTGGTCGGCCGGCTGGACGGCGGACTGCCGCTGACCGCCACCGAGGCGGGCGCCGTCGGCAGCGCGCTGCTGCTGAGCTCGTCCTCGGCCGGGTTCCTGCTGGCCTCCCGGGTGGAACGGATCGGCGCGCGGACCATGGCCCGGGCCGGGCTGCTGCTGGCGGTGCTGGGCTACGGCGGGGCGGCCCTGGCCGGTTCGGTGCCGGCCGTGGTCGCGGGCGCGGTCCTCGGCGGCTTCGGCTCCGGTACGGCCACGGCGGTCGCCGCGACCCGGATCGCCGCCGAACCCGACCCGCACCGCGCCTCCACGCTGGGCCTGCTCGGGGTGTCCGCGCTCGCGGGGGCCGTCTATCTGACGGTGCCGCACCTCGGCGCGGGCCACGGTCAGCCGCTCGCCGCCATCGCGCTGACCGCCCTCGCCGTAGGGCCGCTGACGGGGCGTCTGCCCGGCCGTACGGCACCCGCCGACCCCGCGCTGCCCGAGGAACGCGCCCCCCTGCCCCATCTGCGGGCCGGGCTGGCGCTGGCCGCCGCCATGCCCTTCTGGTCCCTCGTGCAGAACTCCCTCTGGGGAGTGAGCGGACGGATCGGGCTGACGCAGGCGCACCTCGGCGAGGCGGCCGTCGGCGCGGTGTTCGCGGTGGCGCTGGGCGCCGGGCTGATGGGGGTGCTGGCCGCCGGGGCGCTCGGGGCGCGGCTCGGCCGGGCGGTGCCGATCGGCGTCGGGACCGTCGTCATCGCGGGCTGTGTGGCGGGCAACGCCTCGGCCACCACGCCGATGGGCTTCGCGACCGGCCAGATCGTCTGGAACGTGCTCTACCCCGTCGTCCTGTCGTACGTGATCGGGCTGGCCGCCTCGCTGGATCCGCGCGGGCGCTGGGCGGTGCTCGTCGGCTCGGCGGGCTCGCTGGGCACGGCGGCCGGTCCGCTCACCGGGAGCGTGCTGTCGGAGCAGGCCGGGTTCCCGGCGATGGGTCTGGTGCTGGGGGCGGCGCTGCTCGTCGTCGCCGTGCCGATGACCGGGGTGGCGCTGCACGCGAGTGGGCGCCAGGTGCTTCCGGGGGCCGTACGGCGGCGGGGCGGGGCGCCCGCCCGGCCGGTCGTCGAGATCGAGGTGGACACCCCGGCCGCCCCCGCGCCGGACGCCTACGACACGGCCGGACCCCGGCAGGCGGGCGCCGCACCGGGGTCCGGGAACTGA
- a CDS encoding IclR family transcriptional regulator yields MSETGGVREVKSAARTVELLELLAARGDRPARLQELADALEVPRSSMYALLQTLIGRGWVRTDVTGSLYGIGIHALLTGTGYLDSDPRVRLVRPYLDEASEALGETIHLGRLDGRDVAYLATRESHEYLRTISRVGRRLPAHVGALGKALLAERPDDELPEGPYEALTPKSHTDRESLRADLAEVRARGYSVDREEGVPGIVGFGFALRYEHPAQDAISCSVPLVRLTAGHEERIVAVMREIRAKIEATAPGAGGAVNWR; encoded by the coding sequence ATGTCGGAGACAGGCGGTGTCCGCGAGGTGAAGTCGGCCGCTCGGACGGTCGAGCTGCTGGAACTGCTCGCCGCGCGCGGGGACCGCCCGGCGCGGCTGCAGGAGCTGGCGGACGCCCTGGAGGTGCCGCGCAGCTCGATGTACGCGCTGCTGCAGACCCTGATAGGCCGGGGCTGGGTGCGCACCGATGTCACCGGCTCCCTCTACGGCATCGGCATCCACGCCCTGCTGACCGGCACCGGTTACCTCGACTCCGATCCGCGCGTCCGCCTGGTGCGCCCGTATCTCGACGAGGCGTCCGAGGCGCTGGGCGAGACCATCCATCTGGGCCGGCTGGACGGACGGGACGTGGCCTACCTCGCCACCCGCGAGTCGCACGAGTACCTGCGCACGATCAGCCGCGTCGGCCGTCGCCTGCCCGCCCACGTCGGCGCGCTCGGCAAGGCCCTGCTCGCCGAACGCCCCGACGACGAGCTGCCCGAGGGCCCCTACGAGGCGCTCACCCCGAAGTCCCACACCGACCGGGAGTCGCTGCGGGCGGACCTGGCCGAGGTGCGGGCGCGCGGTTACTCCGTGGACCGCGAGGAGGGCGTGCCCGGGATCGTCGGCTTCGGGTTCGCGCTGCGGTACGAGCATCCGGCGCAGGACGCGATCAGCTGCTCGGTGCCGCTGGTGCGCCTCACGGCCGGGCACGAGGAGCGGATCGTGGCCGTGATGCGGGAGATACGCGCCAAGATCGAGGCGACGGCACCGGGGGCCGGCGGGGCCGTGAATTGGCGTTAG
- a CDS encoding 5-dehydro-4-deoxyglucarate dehydratase, with product MKKVGIDTDTVRRLRQGMAAGVLSFPLTSFHGDGSLDPDGFRAHVASRLAAGPGALFPACGTGEFFSLDEDEYRTVVRIAVEEAAGRVPVVAGTGYGWAQAARFARIAEEAGADALLVLPHYLVAAPQDGLVAQLEQLAAHTRLPLIAYQRGQVDYGVDAFRRITRIPGVIGLKDGRSDLDRLQRLTLAAPEGFLFFNGAATAEIQARAYATVGVPAYSSAVHAFAPEIAGAFFTALRDGDTSTVDKLLRAFYVPLVELRDRAPGYAVSLVKAAARLRGAPVGPVRAPLTDPTPADLAGLTTLLATGLDLVGAAL from the coding sequence ATGAAGAAGGTGGGCATCGACACCGACACGGTCCGGAGACTGAGGCAGGGCATGGCGGCCGGCGTGCTGTCCTTCCCGCTGACGAGCTTCCACGGGGACGGCTCGCTCGACCCCGACGGCTTCCGCGCCCATGTCGCGAGCCGGCTCGCCGCCGGTCCCGGCGCCCTCTTCCCCGCCTGCGGCACCGGCGAGTTCTTCTCCCTCGACGAGGACGAGTACCGCACGGTCGTGCGGATCGCGGTCGAGGAGGCCGCCGGACGGGTCCCGGTCGTCGCCGGGACCGGCTACGGCTGGGCCCAGGCCGCCCGTTTCGCCCGCATCGCCGAGGAGGCGGGCGCCGACGCCCTGCTCGTCCTGCCGCACTACCTCGTGGCCGCCCCGCAGGACGGCCTGGTCGCCCAGCTCGAACAGCTCGCCGCCCACACCCGCCTCCCGCTCATCGCCTACCAGCGCGGACAGGTCGACTACGGCGTCGACGCCTTCCGGCGGATCACCCGGATCCCCGGGGTCATCGGCCTCAAGGACGGCCGCAGCGACCTCGACCGCCTCCAGCGCCTCACCCTCGCCGCCCCCGAGGGCTTCCTCTTCTTCAACGGCGCCGCCACCGCCGAGATCCAGGCCCGCGCCTACGCCACCGTCGGCGTCCCCGCCTACTCCTCCGCCGTGCACGCCTTCGCGCCCGAGATCGCCGGCGCCTTCTTCACCGCCCTGCGGGACGGCGACACGAGCACCGTCGACAAGCTGCTGCGCGCGTTCTACGTCCCCCTCGTCGAACTCCGCGACCGGGCACCGGGCTACGCCGTGTCCCTCGTCAAGGCCGCCGCCCGGCTGCGCGGCGCCCCCGTCGGCCCCGTGCGCGCCCCGCTCACCGACCCCACGCCCGCCGATCTCGCCGGCCTCACGACCCTCCTCGCCACCGGCCTCGACCTCGTGGGAGCCGCCCTGTGA
- a CDS encoding glucarate dehydratase family protein, whose protein sequence is MNLAIADVRLTPILVADPPLLNTQGVHQPYTPRLIVEVETADGVTGVGETYGDTKYLELARPFAARLIGRQVSDLNGLFTIADQVAVDSSRVSGQVDVGGLRGVQTADKLRLSVVSGFEVACLDALGKSLGLPVHALLGGKVRDTVEYSAYLFYKWARHPEGVPSEQDDWGAALDPAGVVEQARRFTERHGFTSFKLKGGVFPPDEEIAAVRALAAAFPGHPLRLDPNGAWSVETSLKVAKELGDVLEYLEDPALGTPAMAEVAAATGVPLATNMCVTTFAEIQEAFTRGAVQVVLSDHHYWGGLRNTQQLAAICRTFGVGVSMHSNTHLGISLAAMTQVASTVPDLHHACDSHYPWQSEDVLTERLTFDAGKVAVSDTPGLGVELDREKVAFLHRRWLDDDGALRERDDAAAMRVADPDWVTPSVPRW, encoded by the coding sequence GTGAACCTCGCCATCGCGGACGTACGCCTGACGCCGATCCTGGTCGCCGACCCGCCGCTGCTCAACACCCAGGGCGTGCACCAGCCGTACACCCCCCGGCTGATCGTCGAGGTGGAGACCGCCGACGGCGTCACCGGAGTCGGCGAGACCTACGGCGACACCAAGTACCTGGAGCTGGCCCGCCCGTTCGCGGCGAGGCTGATCGGCCGTCAGGTGAGCGACCTGAACGGACTGTTCACGATCGCCGACCAGGTCGCGGTGGACTCCTCCCGGGTCTCCGGACAGGTCGACGTGGGCGGGCTGCGCGGCGTCCAGACCGCCGACAAGCTGCGGCTGTCCGTCGTCTCCGGCTTCGAGGTCGCCTGCCTCGACGCCCTCGGCAAGTCCCTCGGCCTGCCCGTGCACGCCCTGCTCGGCGGCAAGGTGCGCGACACCGTCGAATACAGCGCCTACCTCTTCTACAAGTGGGCCCGCCACCCCGAGGGCGTGCCCAGCGAGCAGGACGACTGGGGCGCGGCCCTCGACCCCGCCGGAGTCGTCGAGCAGGCCCGGCGCTTCACCGAGCGCCACGGCTTCACCTCCTTCAAGCTCAAGGGCGGGGTCTTCCCGCCCGACGAGGAGATCGCCGCCGTACGCGCCCTGGCCGCCGCCTTTCCCGGACACCCGCTGCGGCTCGACCCCAACGGGGCGTGGAGCGTGGAGACCTCACTGAAGGTGGCGAAGGAACTGGGGGACGTCCTGGAATACCTGGAGGACCCCGCACTCGGCACGCCGGCCATGGCCGAGGTCGCGGCGGCGACCGGGGTGCCGCTCGCCACCAACATGTGCGTGACGACCTTCGCCGAGATCCAGGAGGCGTTCACGCGGGGGGCTGTGCAGGTCGTCCTCTCCGACCACCACTACTGGGGCGGGCTGCGCAACACACAGCAACTCGCCGCGATCTGCCGGACGTTCGGCGTCGGGGTGTCCATGCACTCCAACACCCACCTCGGTATCTCGCTGGCCGCCATGACCCAGGTCGCCTCCACCGTGCCGGACCTGCACCACGCCTGCGACTCCCACTACCCCTGGCAGTCGGAGGACGTGCTGACCGAGCGCCTCACCTTCGACGCCGGCAAGGTCGCCGTCTCCGACACGCCCGGCCTGGGGGTCGAGCTCGACCGGGAGAAGGTCGCGTTCCTGCACCGGCGCTGGCTGGACGACGACGGGGCGCTGCGCGAGCGGGACGACGCGGCGGCGATGCGGGTGGCCGACCCCGACTGGGTCACGCCCTCGGTGCCGCGCTGGTAG
- a CDS encoding carbohydrate kinase family protein, protein MTAAAASTGEGHHRRNGQAAQAALVDPLIARRAPGDPPWDVYLTGTVFLDIIFTGLDSAPVRGTESWARGMGSSPGGVANMATALARLGLRTSLAAAFGDDHYGEYCWDALEQGEGIDLGPSRTVPGWHSPVTVSMAYEGERTMVSHGHEPPPEEPAPDCPPPARAAVASLTPGTRAPWIAQAAARGTRVFADVGWDDTGAWDLAGLADLRYCEAFLPNAEEAMRYTRADCPRAAAHALTDRVPLAVVTLGAEGAYAVDGRTGETAEVPAIAVEALDPTGAGDVFVAGFVTGTLADWPLADRLAFAGLTAALSVQEFGGSLSAPGWAEIAAWWRKVQSVEGQDPEALRRYAFLEGLLPREETSPWPLRRAVPTIGFGRSA, encoded by the coding sequence GTGACCGCCGCCGCCGCGTCCACCGGAGAGGGACACCACCGTCGAAACGGCCAGGCCGCCCAGGCCGCCCTGGTCGATCCCCTGATCGCCCGGCGGGCGCCCGGAGACCCGCCCTGGGACGTCTATCTCACCGGCACCGTCTTCCTCGACATCATCTTCACCGGCCTCGACTCCGCCCCCGTGCGCGGCACCGAGTCCTGGGCGCGCGGCATGGGCTCGAGCCCCGGCGGCGTCGCCAACATGGCCACCGCCCTGGCCCGCCTCGGCCTGCGCACCTCCCTCGCCGCGGCCTTCGGCGACGACCACTACGGCGAGTACTGCTGGGACGCCCTCGAACAGGGCGAGGGCATCGACCTCGGCCCCTCGCGCACCGTCCCCGGCTGGCACTCGCCCGTCACCGTCTCCATGGCCTACGAGGGGGAGCGGACCATGGTCTCCCACGGCCACGAACCGCCCCCGGAGGAGCCCGCCCCCGACTGCCCGCCGCCCGCCCGGGCCGCCGTCGCCTCCCTCACCCCCGGCACCCGCGCCCCCTGGATCGCCCAGGCCGCCGCCCGCGGCACCCGGGTCTTCGCCGACGTCGGCTGGGACGACACAGGCGCCTGGGACCTGGCCGGCCTCGCCGACCTGCGGTACTGCGAGGCCTTCCTGCCGAACGCCGAGGAGGCCATGCGCTACACCCGCGCCGACTGCCCCCGCGCCGCCGCCCACGCCCTCACCGACCGGGTCCCGCTCGCGGTCGTCACCCTCGGCGCCGAGGGCGCCTACGCCGTGGACGGGCGCACCGGCGAGACCGCCGAGGTCCCCGCCATCGCCGTCGAGGCCCTCGACCCCACGGGCGCCGGGGACGTCTTCGTGGCCGGCTTCGTCACCGGCACCCTCGCCGACTGGCCGCTCGCCGACCGCCTCGCCTTCGCCGGCCTCACCGCCGCGCTCTCCGTCCAGGAGTTCGGCGGCTCCCTCTCCGCACCCGGCTGGGCCGAGATCGCCGCCTGGTGGCGCAAGGTGCAGTCGGTGGAGGGCCAGGACCCCGAGGCGCTGCGCCGGTACGCGTTCCTGGAGGGCCTGCTGCCCAGGGAGGAGACCAGCCCCTGGCCGCTGCGCCGCGCGGTCCCGACGATCGGTTTCGGCCGGTCGGCCTAG
- a CDS encoding PhoH family protein: MTQTPTAHTPAQGKARAQFTVPAQHPMVTVLGSGDSLLRVIETAFPAADIHVRGNEISATGDPREVALIQRLFDEMMLVLRTGQPMTEDAVERSIAMLRASENGTSDGQETPAEVLTQNILSSRGRTIRPKTLNQKRYVDAIDKHTIVFGIGPAGTGKTYLAMAKAVQALQSKQVNRIILTRPAVEAGERLGFLPGTLYEKIDPYLRPLYDALHDMLDPDSIPRLMAAGTIEVAPLAYMRGRTLNDAFIILDEAQNTSPEQMKMFLTRLGFDSKIVITGDVTQVDLPNGTKSGLRQVQEILEGVEDVHFSRLSSQDVVRHKLVGRIVDAYEKYDSSNGTENGVHKGGRTKRK; this comes from the coding sequence ATGACTCAGACACCCACAGCTCACACGCCCGCGCAGGGCAAGGCGAGAGCACAGTTCACGGTTCCCGCCCAGCACCCCATGGTGACCGTGCTGGGGTCCGGCGACTCCCTCCTGCGCGTGATCGAGACGGCTTTCCCGGCGGCCGACATCCACGTCCGGGGCAATGAGATCAGCGCTACCGGCGACCCACGGGAAGTCGCCCTCATCCAGCGCCTGTTCGACGAGATGATGCTGGTGCTCCGCACCGGGCAGCCGATGACGGAGGACGCAGTGGAACGCTCGATCGCCATGCTGCGGGCGAGTGAGAACGGGACGAGTGACGGCCAGGAGACCCCGGCCGAGGTACTGACTCAGAACATCCTGTCCTCGCGCGGCCGCACCATCCGGCCCAAGACCCTCAACCAGAAGCGGTACGTCGACGCGATCGACAAGCACACGATCGTCTTCGGCATCGGCCCCGCGGGCACCGGCAAGACGTACCTGGCCATGGCGAAGGCGGTCCAGGCCCTGCAGTCCAAGCAGGTCAACCGCATCATCCTGACCCGCCCGGCGGTCGAGGCCGGCGAGCGCCTCGGCTTCCTGCCCGGCACGCTCTACGAGAAGATCGACCCCTACCTGCGCCCGCTGTACGACGCGCTGCACGACATGCTCGACCCCGACTCCATCCCGAGGCTGATGGCCGCGGGCACGATCGAGGTCGCGCCCCTGGCGTACATGCGCGGCCGTACGCTCAACGACGCCTTCATCATCCTGGACGAGGCCCAGAACACGAGCCCCGAACAGATGAAGATGTTCCTCACCCGCCTCGGCTTCGACTCGAAGATCGTGATCACCGGTGACGTGACCCAGGTGGACCTTCCCAACGGCACCAAGTCGGGTCTGCGCCAGGTCCAGGAGATCCTGGAGGGCGTCGAGGACGTCCACTTCTCCCGTCTGTCGTCGCAGGACGTCGTACGGCACAAGCTGGTGGGCCGTATCGTCGACGCCTACGAGAAGTACGACAGCAGCAACGGTACGGAGAACGGCGTCCACAAGGGCGGCCGCACCAAGCGGAAGTAG
- the ybeY gene encoding rRNA maturation RNase YbeY gives MSIDVNNESGTEVDEQAILDIARYALARMRIHPLSELSVIVVDADAMEQLHIQWMDLPGPTDVMSFPMDELRPPSKDDDEPPQGLLGDIVLCPEVAAKQGTEAPTQHSMDEELQLLTVHGVLHLLGYDHEEPDEKAEMFGLQAAIVDGWRAEKGLTGPSPAPTVS, from the coding sequence ATGTCGATCGACGTCAACAACGAGTCCGGAACCGAGGTCGACGAGCAGGCGATCCTCGACATCGCCCGCTACGCACTCGCGCGGATGCGCATCCACCCGCTCTCCGAGCTCTCGGTGATCGTCGTGGACGCCGACGCCATGGAGCAACTGCACATCCAGTGGATGGACCTGCCGGGGCCGACGGACGTCATGTCCTTCCCGATGGACGAGCTGCGTCCGCCGTCGAAGGACGACGACGAGCCCCCGCAGGGCCTGCTCGGCGACATCGTGCTCTGCCCCGAGGTCGCCGCCAAGCAGGGCACCGAGGCGCCCACCCAGCACTCCATGGACGAGGAGCTCCAGCTCCTCACCGTCCACGGCGTGCTGCACCTGCTCGGCTACGACCACGAGGAACCCGACGAGAAGGCCGAGATGTTCGGCCTCCAGGCGGCCATCGTGGACGGCTGGCGAGCCGAGAAGGGCCTGACCGGGCCTTCCCCGGCGCCGACCGTCTCATGA
- a CDS encoding hemolysin family protein produces MSPTLVSGAIALVVVAWLAACAEAGIARVSSFRAEEAVRSGRRGSAKLAQITADPTRYLNVALLVRVACEMAAAALVTYACLQEIDGTAPALLAAIGVMVLVSYVAVGVSPRTIGRQHPLNTATAAAYILLPLARIMGPIPSLLILIGNALTPGKGFRRGPFASEAELRALVDLAEQESLIEDEERRMVHSVFELGDTLVREVMVPRTDLVVIERYKTIRQALTLALRSGFSRIPVTGESEDDIVGIVYLKDLVRKTHISRDAESDLVSTAMRPAAFVPDTKNAGDLLREMQLQRNHVAVVIDEYGGTAGIVTIEDILEEIVGEITDEYDRELPPVEELGDDRFRVTARLDITDLGELYGLEEYDDEDVETVGGLLAKALGRVPIAGASSVVDLPDGRALRLTAEAAAGRRNKIVTVLVEPVEAPADEEKESE; encoded by the coding sequence ATGAGTCCCACCCTGGTCTCCGGCGCGATCGCCCTGGTCGTCGTCGCCTGGCTCGCCGCCTGCGCGGAGGCGGGCATCGCGCGCGTCTCCAGCTTCCGCGCCGAGGAGGCCGTACGGTCCGGGCGGCGCGGCAGCGCCAAGCTCGCCCAGATCACCGCCGACCCCACCCGCTATCTCAATGTGGCGCTGCTGGTCCGCGTCGCCTGCGAGATGGCGGCCGCGGCGCTGGTGACGTACGCCTGTCTCCAGGAGATCGACGGCACCGCCCCGGCGCTGCTCGCCGCGATCGGGGTGATGGTCCTCGTCTCGTACGTCGCCGTCGGGGTGTCCCCGCGCACCATCGGCCGTCAGCACCCGCTGAACACGGCGACGGCGGCGGCGTACATCCTGCTGCCCCTCGCCCGGATCATGGGCCCGATCCCGTCCCTGCTGATCCTCATCGGCAACGCGCTCACCCCCGGCAAGGGCTTCCGCCGCGGCCCCTTCGCCTCCGAGGCGGAGCTGCGGGCGCTGGTCGACCTCGCCGAGCAGGAGTCCCTCATCGAGGACGAGGAGCGCCGGATGGTGCACTCCGTCTTCGAGCTGGGCGACACCCTCGTCCGTGAGGTCATGGTCCCGCGCACCGACCTGGTCGTCATCGAGCGGTACAAGACGATCCGCCAGGCCCTCACCCTCGCCCTGCGCTCGGGCTTCTCGCGCATACCCGTGACCGGGGAGAGCGAGGACGACATCGTCGGGATCGTGTACTTGAAGGACCTGGTCCGCAAGACGCACATCAGCCGCGACGCCGAGAGCGACCTCGTCTCCACGGCCATGCGGCCCGCCGCCTTCGTCCCCGACACCAAGAACGCCGGCGACCTGCTGCGCGAGATGCAGCTGCAGCGCAACCACGTCGCCGTCGTCATCGACGAGTACGGCGGCACGGCCGGCATCGTCACCATCGAGGACATCCTCGAGGAGATCGTCGGCGAGATCACCGACGAGTACGACCGTGAGCTCCCGCCCGTGGAGGAGCTCGGCGACGACCGCTTCCGGGTCACCGCCCGCCTCGACATCACCGACCTCGGCGAGCTGTACGGCCTGGAGGAGTACGACGACGAGGACGTGGAGACCGTCGGCGGACTGCTCGCCAAGGCCCTGGGCCGGGTGCCCATCGCCGGTGCCTCCTCCGTCGTCGACCTGCCCGACGGCCGGGCGCTGCGGCTGACCGCCGAGGCCGCCGCCGGCCGCCGGAACAAGATCGTGACGGTGCTGGTGGAGCCGGTGGAGGCTCCCGCGGACGAGGAGAAGGAGTCCGAGTGA